From Candidatus Flexicrinis proximus, a single genomic window includes:
- a CDS encoding MoaD/ThiS family protein produces MATVFIPPLLRDLTGGQNKLSVPGESVRAIIAELDLRFPGIGGRLCAEGRLRPGMSVVVDGVVSRAGLRQPVTDASEVHFLPALSGG; encoded by the coding sequence ATGGCAACCGTATTCATCCCCCCGCTGCTGCGAGATCTGACGGGCGGCCAAAACAAGTTATCCGTCCCCGGCGAGTCGGTCCGAGCGATCATCGCTGAACTGGATCTGCGCTTTCCGGGGATCGGTGGCCGACTCTGCGCGGAAGGACGCCTGCGCCCCGGCATGTCGGTGGTGGTGGACGGAGTCGTCAGCAGGGCCGGCCTGCGTCAGCCCGTGACGGACGCGAGCGAGGTGCATTTCCTGCCGGCCCTCAGCGGGGGGTGA
- a CDS encoding xanthine dehydrogenase family protein molybdopterin-binding subunit → MTAEIAPPAETTYRVIGTRQDRYDATDKVTGRAQYGADIRLPNMLYGKVLRSPHAHAFIRAIDTSAAEALTGVRAVITAADLPEAANKIVSGGEGGSANLRYLSENVLARDKALFFGHPVAAVCATSPQIAEEALSLIRVDYEVLPHVTDVRKAMKSGAPVLHDELRTDEMGQKGSVPTNVSNHLQHLQGDVERGFRESAFVVEREVVTAAVHQGYIEPHNATALFNAAGQLTIWCSTQGAFGIRSEVAEILDLPVSSVRVVPTEIGGGFGGKISAYLEPIAALLSLKSGHRPVQLTMSRAEDLAATGQAAGSYIRVKLGADADGRITTGEGYLAYETGAYPGGSFVGAGAAMLLAGYNIENILIDGYEVVLNKSRVAAYRAPGAPNAAFAAEVLIDELAERCGMDPLEFRLLNCAQEGDRRPDGLLQPRIGMKECLEAARRHPHYTAPLGGPNRGRGIACGYWDNYGGQSSASACVNYDGTISLLIGSIDLSGERTASAMQLAETLGITPAVIVPQVGDTNSVAETEGSYGSRTTFATGWAAILLGRKIIEELTGRVAQFWEVSPDAITYENGEFSAGDQRIGFTELAEHLSGLGGPVTVSVTVNPSGLGPGVACHIVDVEVDPDTGKVDILRYTAIQDAGKAIHPSFVEGQIQGGVVQGIGWALNEAFTYGEDGRLLNANLLDYRMPTSLDVPMIDTVIVEVPNPYHPFGVRGVGEVPISPPPAAIANAMYYAVGVRMDVLPMSPANVLAALWKKQAEAAQA, encoded by the coding sequence ATGACTGCTGAAATTGCGCCGCCGGCCGAAACCACCTATCGGGTCATCGGCACGCGGCAAGACCGTTACGACGCGACCGATAAGGTGACCGGCCGTGCCCAGTACGGCGCGGATATTCGCCTACCGAACATGCTCTATGGAAAGGTGCTGCGCAGCCCGCACGCCCACGCGTTCATCCGCGCGATCGATACCAGCGCGGCCGAAGCCCTGACCGGCGTGAGGGCGGTCATAACGGCTGCCGACCTGCCGGAGGCGGCCAACAAAATCGTCAGCGGCGGCGAAGGCGGCAGCGCCAACCTGCGCTATTTGTCGGAGAATGTGCTTGCGCGCGATAAGGCGCTCTTCTTCGGTCATCCGGTCGCTGCCGTCTGCGCGACCAGCCCGCAAATTGCCGAGGAGGCGCTGAGTCTCATCAGGGTCGATTACGAAGTCCTGCCGCATGTGACCGATGTGCGCAAGGCGATGAAATCTGGCGCGCCGGTCCTGCATGATGAGTTGCGCACGGACGAGATGGGGCAAAAAGGCAGCGTGCCGACGAATGTGTCGAACCACCTTCAGCACTTGCAGGGCGACGTCGAGCGCGGCTTCCGCGAGTCTGCCTTCGTTGTTGAGCGTGAAGTCGTCACCGCGGCGGTCCATCAGGGCTATATCGAGCCGCACAACGCGACAGCGCTCTTTAATGCGGCCGGACAGCTGACCATCTGGTGCAGCACACAAGGGGCATTCGGGATACGGAGCGAAGTTGCCGAAATCCTCGACCTGCCGGTGTCCAGCGTTCGCGTTGTCCCGACCGAAATCGGCGGCGGTTTTGGCGGCAAAATCAGCGCGTATCTGGAGCCGATTGCGGCGCTGCTGTCGCTGAAGAGCGGTCATCGGCCGGTCCAGCTGACGATGAGCCGCGCCGAGGACCTCGCGGCCACCGGACAGGCGGCCGGGTCGTATATCCGCGTCAAACTTGGGGCCGACGCTGACGGCCGCATCACCACGGGCGAAGGCTATCTGGCTTACGAGACGGGCGCCTATCCGGGCGGCTCGTTCGTCGGTGCCGGGGCGGCCATGCTGCTCGCCGGCTACAACATTGAAAACATCCTGATCGACGGGTATGAGGTCGTCCTCAACAAATCCCGGGTTGCCGCTTACCGCGCGCCCGGCGCGCCGAATGCCGCTTTTGCGGCCGAAGTCCTGATCGACGAGCTGGCCGAACGGTGCGGGATGGATCCGCTCGAATTCCGCCTGCTGAACTGCGCGCAGGAAGGCGACCGCCGTCCGGATGGCCTGCTCCAGCCGCGCATCGGCATGAAGGAGTGCCTCGAAGCGGCGCGGCGCCACCCCCACTACACGGCACCGCTGGGCGGGCCGAACCGGGGGCGCGGGATCGCTTGCGGCTACTGGGACAACTACGGCGGCCAATCGAGCGCGTCCGCCTGCGTGAATTACGACGGCACCATCAGCCTTCTCATCGGCTCGATCGACCTGAGCGGGGAGCGCACGGCCTCAGCCATGCAGCTTGCCGAAACTCTTGGCATTACGCCTGCCGTAATTGTGCCGCAGGTCGGCGATACGAATTCAGTCGCCGAAACCGAGGGCAGCTACGGCAGTCGCACGACCTTTGCGACCGGCTGGGCGGCCATTCTGCTGGGCCGAAAGATCATCGAAGAATTGACCGGGCGCGTCGCCCAGTTCTGGGAGGTCTCGCCGGATGCGATCACGTATGAGAACGGCGAATTCAGCGCCGGCGACCAGCGCATCGGCTTCACGGAACTCGCTGAACACCTGAGCGGCCTTGGCGGGCCGGTGACGGTGAGCGTGACCGTCAATCCGTCTGGTCTGGGGCCGGGCGTGGCCTGCCACATTGTCGATGTCGAGGTCGACCCCGATACCGGCAAAGTCGATATCCTGCGCTACACGGCCATACAGGACGCCGGCAAGGCGATTCACCCGTCCTTCGTCGAGGGGCAGATTCAGGGCGGCGTCGTGCAGGGCATCGGTTGGGCGCTCAACGAAGCCTTCACCTATGGCGAGGATGGCCGCCTGCTCAACGCCAACCTGCTCGATTACCGCATGCCCACCAGCCTCGACGTGCCGATGATCGACACGGTCATTGTCGAAGTCCCGAACCCATATCATCCATTTGGTGTGCGCGGTGTCGGCGAAGTGCCGATCTCGCCGCCGCCGGCCGCCATCGCCAACGCAATGTACTACGCGGTCGGCGTGCGCATGGACGTCCTGCCGATGTCGCCGGCCAATGTGCTCGCGGCGCTGTGGAAGAAACAAGCGGAAGCCGCACAGGCGTAG